One segment of Streptomyces sp. NBC_00576 DNA contains the following:
- a CDS encoding MarR family winged helix-turn-helix transcriptional regulator, with the protein MDDALVFSALVLALSGQLVQEIHTSVSQQGFEDLRPAHGFAFARISVGGATTADLAEHLGVTKQAAAQLVEELVRKGYVERHPHPHDARARLLGLTETGWAATRAADQAARAAVAPWREVLGEARFSELVADLTLLAPPGPIRPAW; encoded by the coding sequence ATGGACGACGCCCTGGTTTTCTCCGCACTCGTGCTGGCACTCTCCGGACAGCTGGTGCAGGAAATCCACACCAGCGTGTCCCAGCAGGGATTCGAGGACCTACGGCCTGCACACGGCTTCGCCTTCGCCCGGATCTCGGTGGGTGGCGCCACCACGGCCGACCTGGCCGAGCACCTGGGGGTGACCAAGCAGGCCGCCGCCCAGCTGGTCGAGGAGCTGGTCCGAAAGGGGTACGTGGAGCGGCATCCACACCCGCACGATGCCCGCGCCCGCCTCCTGGGGCTGACCGAGACCGGCTGGGCCGCCACGCGCGCCGCCGACCAGGCGGCCCGGGCTGCCGTCGCACCGTGGCGAGAAGTACTGGGCGAGGCGCGCTTCAGCGAACTCGTCGCCGACCTGACACTCCTTGCACCGCCGGGACCGATCCGCCCTGCCTGGTGA
- a CDS encoding Fic/DOC family protein has product MNDPYAMPNGVLRNKLGITDHQLLAAAEADITRARLVMLAERPLPGTYDLGHLQAFHAAIFGDIYPWAGELRTVNIAKRTPFCPARNLMSYAGEVFGRLASSGHLRDLPRQEFVIQLATLHGDLNVLHPFREGNGRAQRAFLAQLSADAGYALNWSGMDPQRNEDASVKSFLGDNNLLEQLLDELVTTS; this is encoded by the coding sequence GTGAACGATCCGTACGCCATGCCCAACGGCGTGCTGCGCAACAAGCTCGGCATCACCGACCATCAGCTGCTCGCGGCAGCGGAGGCGGACATCACCCGGGCGCGCCTCGTCATGCTCGCCGAACGCCCCCTACCCGGCACGTACGACCTCGGCCATCTCCAAGCGTTCCACGCCGCGATCTTCGGTGACATCTATCCGTGGGCAGGCGAGTTACGCACCGTGAACATCGCCAAGCGCACACCGTTCTGCCCGGCGAGAAACCTGATGTCCTACGCCGGAGAGGTATTCGGCCGTCTCGCCTCATCCGGTCATCTTCGGGATCTCCCCCGGCAGGAATTCGTCATCCAACTGGCCACGTTGCACGGCGACCTGAACGTCCTCCACCCGTTCCGCGAGGGCAACGGCCGTGCCCAGCGGGCGTTCCTGGCCCAGCTGAGCGCCGACGCGGGATACGCCCTGAACTGGTCGGGCATGGACCCTCAACGCAACGAGGACGCCTCGGTGAAGAGCTTCCTCGGTGACAACAATCTGTTGGAGCAGCTACTCGACGAGCTGGTCACCACGAGTTGA
- a CDS encoding type II toxin-antitoxin system Phd/YefM family antitoxin → MEIPEVVTVSDARAGLSRILADLSESGADADPVLIGAHRKPQGVLLSVEAFEALSGRAARRAAVASATGSIEAEGLQASKASDRDTEAYVKGDLDVDTLVARAIARHRQTSERRAG, encoded by the coding sequence ATGGAGATCCCTGAGGTCGTGACCGTCAGCGACGCACGCGCGGGACTGTCGCGGATCCTGGCTGACCTGTCGGAGTCCGGCGCGGATGCCGACCCGGTCCTGATCGGCGCCCACCGCAAGCCCCAGGGCGTCCTCCTGTCCGTCGAGGCCTTCGAGGCACTGAGCGGCCGAGCGGCACGACGTGCGGCCGTCGCCTCGGCCACCGGCTCCATCGAGGCCGAGGGGCTCCAGGCCTCCAAGGCCTCAGACCGCGACACCGAGGCATACGTGAAGGGCGACCTCGACGTGGACACCCTTGTCGCCCGCGCGATCGCCCGCCACCGACAGACTTCGGAGCGACGGGCAGGGTGA
- a CDS encoding FG-GAP repeat domain-containing protein has product MAGDISINERAVLGADADQRGAAPSWPGAGHTIHRYGRVSVVAVPDRPTTAVPGPEPGGTDGLTELEQLGLAALRLRESAAYREVKARRPRDTEAWDMPDCTTIVTPPSARTAGAAAAAPTSAYLEGTVAVGIVIVQGPTPDLQFSNDEILKVVAEVQNGLSFYPTTNPVAGISFSYDIQNVAVSVPANPAAADLEALWRDPAMAAIGYSADWAGVGAYVEDLRGRFGTRWTYCGFFTKYPLQHFAYASIGGPRVVMQYANDGWGPDNIDRVFAHETGHIFGCPDEYAESKCDCGGAWGRFGLVNGNCENCAGGGGVACLMKANTFEMCEYTPGHLGWAPQLLVRNYAYSAGGWRVEKHPRFLADITADKRLDIVGFGDAGAYVSLGHSDGRFETPRLAINNFGYEAGGWRVDKHPRFLADVTGDGRADVIGFGDAGMWVALSNGDGTFQPMTLAINNFGYNAGGWRVEKHPRLLADVTGDGRADVIGFGDAGMWVALSNGDGTFQPMTLAINNFGYNAGGWRVEKHPRLLADVTGDGRADVIGFGDAGMWVALSNGDGTFQPMTLAINNFGYNAGGWRVEKHPRLLADVTGDGRADVIGFGDAGMWVALSNGDGTFQPMTLAINNFGYNAGGWRIEKHPRLLADTTGDGRADVIGFGDAGMWVSRSLGGGTFDPPRLVIKNFGYDAGGWRVEKHPRFVANITGDGKADVLGFGEAGVWVNRT; this is encoded by the coding sequence ATGGCAGGCGACATCAGCATCAACGAACGGGCCGTGCTCGGAGCGGACGCGGATCAGCGGGGCGCCGCTCCGTCCTGGCCCGGGGCGGGGCACACGATTCACCGGTACGGCAGGGTCAGCGTCGTCGCCGTGCCGGACCGGCCCACCACAGCGGTGCCCGGTCCCGAGCCCGGCGGCACCGACGGCCTCACCGAACTGGAGCAACTGGGACTCGCCGCACTGCGGCTGCGTGAATCCGCCGCGTACCGCGAGGTGAAGGCCCGGCGGCCGCGGGACACCGAGGCCTGGGACATGCCCGACTGCACCACGATCGTGACCCCGCCCTCGGCCAGGACCGCGGGCGCGGCCGCTGCGGCGCCGACCAGCGCCTACTTAGAGGGGACGGTCGCAGTCGGCATCGTCATCGTGCAGGGTCCGACCCCCGACCTGCAGTTCTCCAACGACGAGATACTCAAGGTCGTCGCGGAGGTGCAGAACGGGCTCAGTTTCTACCCCACGACCAACCCCGTCGCCGGAATCAGCTTCTCCTACGACATCCAGAACGTGGCCGTGTCGGTCCCCGCGAACCCGGCTGCCGCCGACCTGGAGGCTCTCTGGCGCGACCCCGCGATGGCCGCGATCGGATACAGCGCCGACTGGGCCGGTGTGGGCGCGTACGTCGAGGACCTGCGGGGCCGCTTCGGCACCCGCTGGACCTACTGCGGGTTCTTCACCAAGTACCCGCTCCAGCACTTCGCGTACGCGAGCATCGGCGGCCCCCGGGTGGTCATGCAGTACGCCAACGACGGCTGGGGGCCTGACAACATCGACCGGGTCTTCGCCCACGAGACGGGGCACATCTTCGGCTGCCCCGACGAGTACGCCGAGAGCAAGTGCGACTGCGGCGGCGCATGGGGAAGGTTCGGGCTGGTCAACGGCAACTGCGAGAACTGCGCGGGAGGCGGCGGCGTCGCCTGTCTCATGAAGGCCAACACCTTCGAGATGTGCGAGTACACCCCGGGCCACCTGGGCTGGGCACCACAGCTACTCGTCCGCAACTATGCTTATTCGGCCGGTGGTTGGCGCGTCGAGAAGCACCCCCGCTTCCTGGCCGACATCACGGCCGACAAGAGGCTGGACATCGTCGGCTTCGGGGACGCGGGCGCATACGTGTCTCTGGGGCACTCGGACGGCCGCTTCGAGACACCACGGTTGGCCATCAACAACTTCGGCTACGAGGCCGGGGGCTGGCGCGTCGACAAGCACCCCCGCTTCCTGGCCGACGTCACCGGCGACGGACGCGCAGACGTCATCGGCTTCGGCGACGCCGGCATGTGGGTCGCCCTCTCCAACGGCGACGGCACCTTCCAGCCCATGACCCTCGCCATCAACAACTTCGGCTACAACGCCGGAGGCTGGCGCGTCGAAAAACACCCCCGACTCCTCGCCGACGTCACCGGCGACGGACGCGCAGACGTCATCGGCTTCGGCGACGCCGGCATGTGGGTCGCCCTCTCCAACGGCGACGGCACCTTCCAGCCCATGACCCTCGCCATCAACAACTTCGGCTACAACGCCGGAGGCTGGCGCGTCGAAAAACACCCCCGACTCCTCGCCGACGTCACCGGCGACGGACGCGCAGACGTCATCGGCTTCGGCGACGCCGGCATGTGGGTCGCCCTCTCCAACGGCGACGGCACCTTCCAGCCCATGACCCTCGCCATCAACAACTTCGGCTACAACGCCGGAGGCTGGCGCGTCGAAAAACACCCCCGACTCCTCGCCGACGTCACCGGCGACGGACGCGCAGACGTCATCGGCTTCGGCGACGCCGGCATGTGGGTCGCCCTCTCCAACGGCGACGGCACCTTCCAGCCCATGACCCTCGCCATCAACAACTTCGGCTACAACGCCGGAGGCTGGCGCATCGAGAAGCACCCCCGCCTCCTCGCCGACACCACGGGCGACGGACGCGCAGACGTCATCGGCTTCGGCGACGCCGGCATGTGGGTGTCCAGGTCGCTCGGCGGCGGAACATTCGACCCGCCCAGACTGGTGATAAAGAACTTCGGCTACGACGCCGGGGGCTGGCGCGTCGAGAAGCACCCTCGGTTCGTCGCCAACATCACCGGTGACGGAAAAGCCGACGTCCTCGGATTCGGCGAAGCCGGCGTGTGGGTCAACCGCACCTAG
- a CDS encoding serine/threonine-protein kinase: protein MSGAEERLLAGRYLLVEQLGHGGMGTVWRAQDQLLSREVAVKELTVSGLPREELSVLHARMEQEARAAARVKHPGVVTVFDVLEEDGRPWIVMELIDGQSLADVIATEGTLLPRDAARLGAQLLAALDRAHQLGVLHRDVKPANVLLERGGRVVLTDFGIAVMGGSSGLTRTGDVVGSPDYLAPERATGHRPGPESDLWSLGVTLYAAVEGQSPFRRTTTMSTLQAVVAEELPEPRHAGPLAPVIEALLRKDPNERATADQAQRMLADVAAGLPVSAPAPGTEEHPPTQLAPPTPSTGKERFAREPTQTTPPTPVPSYGSANRAEPGPAAYDENWAPTPPTVRVPSADHYAHPGGADGGDDGRPRRRKSLLIAGAALAVALVGGGAAAVVMTSHSGDTPQSAPTTSQSTDTSQSTVTSEATVTRTATQSPPSKADEPPAPAQPTPAPTSAPPTTAAAAPAQQVIEKYFAAINAGDYARAWDLGAKNLGGTYDSFVKGLSDTVSDTVTVDSVSGDTVAMQLDALQTDGTHQLFAGTYTVRDGEIVSADVEEQ from the coding sequence ATGAGCGGCGCCGAAGAGCGGCTGCTGGCCGGCCGGTATCTCCTCGTCGAGCAACTCGGTCACGGCGGGATGGGCACCGTGTGGCGGGCCCAGGACCAGCTGCTCAGCCGTGAGGTGGCGGTGAAGGAGCTGACGGTCAGCGGCCTGCCGCGCGAAGAGCTCTCGGTGCTGCACGCTCGTATGGAGCAGGAGGCGCGGGCGGCGGCGCGGGTCAAGCACCCGGGGGTCGTCACCGTGTTCGACGTGCTGGAAGAGGACGGCCGACCGTGGATCGTGATGGAGCTGATCGACGGCCAGTCACTCGCCGACGTCATCGCCACGGAGGGGACGCTGCTGCCACGGGACGCGGCCCGACTCGGAGCGCAGTTGCTGGCGGCGCTGGACCGGGCGCATCAGCTGGGGGTTCTCCACCGGGACGTCAAACCCGCCAATGTGCTGCTTGAGCGCGGCGGTCGGGTGGTGCTCACCGACTTCGGCATCGCCGTCATGGGGGGCTCCAGCGGCCTGACCCGCACCGGCGACGTCGTCGGTTCGCCGGACTATCTCGCCCCGGAACGCGCCACGGGTCACCGTCCGGGCCCGGAGTCCGATCTGTGGTCGCTCGGCGTGACGCTGTACGCCGCGGTGGAGGGCCAGTCACCGTTCCGCCGCACCACGACGATGAGCACCCTGCAGGCGGTGGTCGCCGAGGAGCTTCCGGAACCCCGACACGCGGGCCCGCTCGCCCCTGTCATAGAAGCGCTGCTTCGTAAGGACCCGAACGAACGGGCGACGGCTGACCAGGCCCAGCGGATGCTGGCCGACGTGGCGGCCGGGCTGCCGGTGAGCGCACCCGCGCCCGGCACAGAGGAGCACCCGCCCACGCAACTGGCACCGCCGACCCCCAGCACCGGCAAGGAGCGCTTCGCCCGGGAACCGACCCAGACGACACCGCCCACACCGGTGCCGTCATACGGCTCGGCCAACCGAGCCGAGCCCGGCCCGGCGGCCTACGACGAGAACTGGGCGCCCACCCCGCCGACCGTACGGGTACCCTCCGCCGACCACTACGCCCATCCGGGCGGCGCGGACGGCGGGGACGACGGCCGGCCCAGGCGCCGCAAGTCGCTGCTGATCGCCGGGGCGGCGCTGGCGGTGGCACTGGTGGGCGGCGGCGCCGCAGCCGTGGTGATGACCAGCCACTCGGGAGACACCCCGCAGTCCGCACCCACCACCTCGCAGAGCACGGACACTTCGCAGAGCACCGTCACCTCGGAGGCCACCGTCACCCGGACGGCCACCCAAAGCCCACCCAGCAAGGCCGACGAGCCCCCGGCACCGGCACAACCCACCCCGGCACCGACATCAGCCCCTCCGACCACCGCCGCCGCCGCGCCTGCCCAACAGGTCATCGAGAAGTACTTCGCCGCCATCAACGCCGGGGACTACGCACGCGCATGGGACCTCGGCGCGAAGAACCTGGGCGGGACCTACGACTCCTTCGTCAAGGGCCTTTCCGACACCGTCTCGGATACGGTCACGGTCGACTCCGTCTCGGGGGACACCGTGGCCATGCAACTCGACGCGTTGCAGACGGACGGAACGCATCAGCTGTTCGCCGGCACGTACACCGTTCGGGATGGCGAGATTGTCTCGGCCGACGTCGAAGAGCAGTGA
- a CDS encoding PIN domain-containing protein: protein MTVLIADTSGLYAYYDGGDPEHKECREAVASAAHLVVTPLVLAELDYLLSTRISPEAAQGALAHVRDRVAVRRYAVPEIEPHLSTALVTMRRYPQIGLTDTMNVVMAAKYHTDAILTLDRHHFRMVRPLTGHTAFRLWPDGL, encoded by the coding sequence GTGACCGTACTGATCGCCGACACCTCAGGGCTGTACGCGTACTACGACGGCGGGGACCCAGAGCACAAGGAGTGCCGTGAAGCAGTGGCCTCCGCCGCCCACCTGGTGGTGACGCCACTGGTCCTCGCGGAACTCGACTACCTCCTCAGCACGCGGATCAGCCCGGAAGCAGCTCAGGGGGCGCTGGCGCACGTCCGCGACCGCGTCGCCGTCCGACGGTACGCGGTCCCCGAAATCGAGCCGCACCTCTCGACCGCACTGGTGACGATGCGGCGGTATCCGCAGATCGGCCTCACGGACACCATGAACGTGGTCATGGCGGCCAAGTACCACACGGACGCGATCCTGACCCTGGACCGCCACCACTTCCGCATGGTGCGCCCCCTCACCGGGCACACCGCGTTCCGTCTGTGGCCGGATGGCCTCTGA
- a CDS encoding type II toxin-antitoxin system Phd/YefM family antitoxin codes for METTAREFNQNASRILAAAERGERITVTKNGRPVAILSPVGDQDVPAHPTDPMGEDDDAPVFHSDSTVDWSAGRGDYLEGFGA; via the coding sequence ATGGAAACCACCGCCCGCGAGTTCAATCAGAACGCCTCCAGGATCCTCGCCGCCGCAGAACGCGGCGAGCGCATCACGGTGACCAAGAACGGGCGACCGGTGGCCATACTCTCCCCGGTGGGCGACCAGGACGTACCCGCACATCCGACCGACCCCATGGGCGAGGACGACGACGCTCCCGTGTTCCACAGCGACTCCACCGTGGACTGGTCGGCCGGACGCGGCGACTACCTTGAGGGGTTCGGCGCGTGA